A single Mixta calida DNA region contains:
- a CDS encoding meso-2,3-butanediol dehydrogenase: MERFSNKVVVVTGAGSGIGAASAQRFAEEGANVVLVGRTREKLNSTFARLKAGDHLVVVADVSQKEEVEALAEQVLQHYGRADVLINNAGVNTSGKIHQASDEDWRKVMSTDLDGVFYCTRAFMPALLKSGGNIVNISSVSGLGGDWGMSIYNAAKGAITNFTRSLAMDYGKDGVRVNAICPGLTITDMTAEMMDDAQLMAKFNERIALGRPGQAEELAAAIAFIASDDARYITGVNLPVDGGITASNGQPPQA, from the coding sequence ATGGAACGTTTCAGTAATAAGGTTGTGGTTGTGACTGGCGCAGGCTCAGGTATCGGCGCGGCAAGCGCGCAGCGCTTCGCCGAAGAAGGCGCAAACGTGGTGCTGGTTGGCCGTACCCGGGAAAAGCTGAACAGCACATTTGCCCGGTTGAAAGCTGGTGACCATCTGGTGGTCGTCGCGGATGTATCACAAAAAGAAGAAGTGGAAGCGCTGGCCGAGCAGGTGTTGCAACATTACGGCCGTGCGGATGTTCTGATTAATAATGCCGGCGTGAATACATCAGGAAAAATTCATCAGGCCAGCGATGAAGACTGGCGTAAGGTAATGTCGACCGATCTGGATGGTGTTTTCTACTGCACTCGCGCGTTTATGCCCGCGCTGTTGAAAAGCGGCGGCAACATTGTGAATATCTCCTCGGTTTCGGGGCTGGGCGGCGACTGGGGCATGAGCATTTATAATGCCGCCAAGGGCGCCATTACGAACTTTACCCGCTCGCTGGCGATGGATTACGGTAAGGATGGCGTACGCGTCAACGCGATTTGCCCTGGGTTGACCATCACCGATATGACGGCGGAAATGATGGATGACGCGCAGCTGATGGCGAAATTCAATGAGCGCATCGCGTTGGGCCGACCGGGCCAGGCGGAAGAGCTTGCCGCCGCCATCGCCTTTATCGCCAGCGACGACGCCCGTTACATTACCGGCGTCAATCTGCCGGTAGACGGCGGCATCACCGCGTCGAACGGTCAGCCGCCGCAGGCATGA
- the tyrA gene encoding bifunctional chorismate mutase/prephenate dehydrogenase produces MVAELTALRDKIDEVDKGLLELLAKRLELVAEVGEVKSRYGLPIYVPEREASMLASRRKEAEALGVPPDLIEDVLRRVMRESYSSENDKGFKTLCPDLRPIVIVGGKGRMGQLFEKMLTLSGYQVKVLDKEEWSQAPALLADAGMVIVSVPIHLTEQVIAQLPPLPHDCILVDIASVKNRPLQAMLAAHAGPVLGLHPMFGPDSGSLAKQVVVWCDGRQPEAYQWFLEQIQVWGARLHRISAVEHDQNMAFIQALRHFATFAYGLHLAEENVQLEQLLALSSPIYRLELAMVGRLFAQDPQLYADIIMSSESNLALIKRYYQRFGEAISLLEQSDKQGFIDSFRKVEQWFGDYAPRFMRESGTLLRSANDNRV; encoded by the coding sequence ATGGTGGCTGAACTGACCGCGCTGCGCGATAAGATTGATGAAGTGGATAAAGGGCTATTGGAGCTGCTGGCGAAAAGACTGGAATTGGTAGCCGAAGTCGGCGAAGTCAAAAGCCGCTATGGCCTGCCGATCTATGTGCCGGAACGCGAGGCCTCTATGCTGGCTTCCCGTCGTAAAGAGGCCGAAGCGCTCGGCGTTCCGCCCGATCTGATCGAAGACGTGTTGCGCCGCGTGATGCGTGAATCCTACTCCAGCGAGAACGATAAAGGCTTTAAAACACTCTGTCCTGACCTGCGTCCGATTGTTATCGTCGGCGGGAAAGGGCGTATGGGCCAGCTATTTGAAAAGATGCTTACGCTCTCCGGCTATCAGGTGAAAGTGCTGGATAAAGAGGAGTGGTCGCAAGCGCCTGCGCTGCTGGCGGATGCGGGCATGGTTATCGTCAGCGTGCCGATTCATTTGACGGAGCAGGTGATCGCTCAGCTGCCGCCTCTGCCGCATGATTGTATTCTGGTGGATATCGCCTCGGTGAAAAACCGTCCGCTGCAGGCGATGCTGGCAGCGCACGCCGGTCCGGTGCTGGGACTGCATCCGATGTTCGGCCCGGACAGCGGCAGCCTGGCAAAGCAGGTGGTGGTCTGGTGCGACGGTCGGCAGCCGGAAGCTTATCAATGGTTCCTGGAACAAATTCAGGTCTGGGGCGCGCGCCTTCATCGCATCAGCGCGGTAGAGCACGATCAAAACATGGCGTTTATTCAGGCGCTGCGTCATTTCGCCACGTTCGCTTATGGCCTGCATCTGGCTGAAGAAAATGTGCAGCTGGAGCAGCTGCTGGCGCTATCGTCACCGATCTATCGTCTGGAGCTGGCGATGGTGGGGAGATTATTTGCGCAGGATCCGCAGCTTTACGCTGACATTATTATGTCTTCGGAAAGCAATCTGGCGCTGATTAAGCGCTATTACCAGCGTTTCGGCGAGGCGATTTCCCTGCTGGAGCAGAGCGATAAACAAGGCTTTATCGACAGCTTCCGTAAAGTTGAGCAGTGGTTCGGCGATTATGCGCCGCGCTTTATGCGCGAGAGCGGTACGCTGTTGCGCTCGGCGAACGATAATCGGGTATAA